The genome window CGACTCACTAGTTCATAGGAAAAGTATACCTGCAGTTGAAAAGCTTCACTATTTGTTATCAAGTGTGACCGGGTATGCCTTCGATTTGATAAAAAATTACCCATTGTGTGACGAAAATTACATGATCGCGTACAACACACTTAAGGagcattttgataaaaaaagaataattgCTAGTCtgttttatgaaaaaatattaaactgtGAGGTGGCAAGATCTAAAAGTCCTTCTGAATTAGTGAGAATTTGTCGAacttttaaagaaaatattgaaattttgtCAAAGTATAAATTACCCGACAGGAATTTTATGCTATTCCATTCATTGTGGTCTAAATTGGACGCTAGTACAAAAGAAGCCTTTGAGCTTCAACTTAATTCAACCACGGAGATTCCTAGTTATGAAGAATTAATGTCGTTTATCGAAAAGCGGAGCCAAGCATTAGAAAACAGTCTCGGTAAGTCATTAACAGTTAGTAGTAAACCGGTGTCGAACAAGCCCGTGCTTAATAAAGTTAAGTCTTCATTTCTTGTTCCTCCAGTAAATAATGTGAGTGATTGTGTTATGTGCTCCGCACCAGGGCACACATTTGAGCATTGTCCAAAATTTTTGGAATTGCGGCCAATGGATAGGTTCGCCCAAGTTAAGGAAAAGAAACTTTGTATAATGTGTTGTAGGCCATCCCATTCAGTTAAGAATTGCAAGTCCTCGGTGTCTTGTGGCGTTTGTAAACATAGACACCATACATTATTGCACTTTGATAAGGAGTTGGAACCGTCCACTCggcaaactcaagtgacattgACTGTCCATAATGCAAATGCACCAAGCCTGTTCTCGACGGCTATtgtaatgataaaaaataaatataaccatttagtACCAATTCGTATGCTATTGGATAATGCTTCCGCATGTAATTTTGTTACATTAGAGTGCGCTCGAAAACTTGGAATACCAATTAAAGTTAACTCACCATCGGTGAACGGTGTCGGTCTAGCGTCAACGGACACTTTTGGAATTGTCGATTGTGAGATAGTCCCGGCAAATGGGGACTTATCTTGCACATTTTCGTTTGAAGCGTATGTGCTTCCTAAGATCTGCCCTGATATGCCATTGGAGCCACTTAATGTGTCGTCCTGGATGCATCTAAAGGATTTAGATCTCGCTGATCCATATTTTCATAAGTCTGGACCAATAGACATGTTGGTTAGTGTCAACCTTTTTGCTGCGGCATTACAGTCTGGTGTTGTCAAGGGCAACCCAGATGAGCCCATAGCCGTCCGCACGGTGTTTGGCTGGTTGGTGATGGGTGAGTGCCCTAGAGACATTAACACTTCTCGTTCTCGTTGTTCTAAGGGGTCCGGAGGTGATATGGAGAGGTGTTTTCTCGTGTCGAGTCTTTCATTAGACAACAGCATCAAGCGCTTCTGGGAGTTGGAAGGCTTTGATCTGCCTAAAAATATCGTTTTGTCGAAATCGGAATTGTCGTGTGAAAACCAAATGGAAAATTCATATTGTCGCAGTCCCGGGGGAAGGATGGTAGTACCATTAACTTATGTCGACCCTCAGGACAAACCAAGGTTTTCAAATTCTCGTGAGATAGCTCTCAAGCGTCTCTTAAATTTAGAgaggaaatttaaattaaatcctCAATTTCGGACAGCTTATGTCAATTTCATGGACGACTACTTAAGTTGTGGTCACATGGAAGAGGTTGGTCCTCCAGTGGCGTCTGAGGGTCAGTTCTATTACATACCTCACCATGGAATTTTGCGGCCAGACTCCGTCACTACGCCTCTG of Leguminivora glycinivorella isolate SPB_JAAS2020 chromosome 5, LegGlyc_1.1, whole genome shotgun sequence contains these proteins:
- the LOC125226581 gene encoding uncharacterized protein LOC125226581, coding for MPLEPLNVSSWMHLKDLDLADPYFHKSGPIDMLVSVNLFAAALQSGVVKGNPDEPIAVRTVFGWLVMGECPRDINTSRSRCSKGSGGDMERCFLVSSLSLDNSIKRFWELEGFDLPKNIVLSKSELSCENQMENSYCRSPGGRMVVPLTYVDPQDKPRFSNSREIALKRLLNLERKFKLNPQFRTAYVNFMDDYLSCGHMEEVGPPVASEGQFYYIPHHGILRPDSVTTPLRCVFDASARDSSGQSLNSALLPGPKLQNNIFDLLVRFRWHAVVFTGDIKQMYRQFLVALQDCDYQRILWRPSSDEPVKDYRLLTVTYGVSCAPYQALWCISKLAKEFSSRSPQGAAVLARDAYVDDIVSGADSVEDALVLRQQLVEILSSAQLHLRKWTSNNPEFLKGLPGSELYSEQLHNFENVHDLSLKTHGV